A region from the Vicia villosa cultivar HV-30 ecotype Madison, WI linkage group LG3, Vvil1.0, whole genome shotgun sequence genome encodes:
- the LOC131662301 gene encoding ABC transporter C family member 3-like isoform X2, translated as MTKHALEESLLNGEASVTNNSSDSKKAGGNEILTSYLNAGFFSILTFSWMTPLITLGSKKTLNHQDLPLLSTNDTAYETFSNFTKKLELECGNVRTVTTIKLAKVLFLSTWEGILISGIFAFFYVCATYVGPYLIDNLVQYLNDENKVKNEGYILATTFVAAKLVECISQKHSMFRYQQVGVRIQSMLVSMIYAKGLTLSCQSKESHSSGEIINLMTVDAQRIAEFCRYMHDPWMAILQVSLALFILHRNVGVASVAAFAATVTVMLLNLPITSLQERFQAKLMEFKDKRMKATSEVLMNMRILKLQAWEMKFLSKIIQLRKLEEIWLKKFLVVTAIVRFLFFSAPTFVAVVTFGACALLGIPLETGKILSALATFRILQMPIYNIPDTISVIAQTKVSLDRVVAFLRLDDLQTDVVEKVPRGSSNMAIEIVNGNFSWDLSSVNATLKNINLRVFHSMRVAVCGTVGSGKSSLLSCIIGEIPKISGNLKVCGTKAYVAQSPWIQSGKIEENILFGREMDREKYEKVLEACSLKKDLEILPFGDQTFIGEKGINLSGGQKQRVQIARALYQDADIYLLDDPFSAVDAHTGSHLFKECLLGLLKTKTVIYITHQVEFLPDADLILVMKEGRITQSGKYNDILTSGTDFMELVGAHRNALSSVKSLERRPTFKTLSIAGEDTGTLSDYELEQEVENIDDRNGKLDETNIPKGQLVQDEEREKGSVGLKVFWKYITTAYGGALVPFLFLSHIVTVVLQIASNYWMALATPVSATAEPGIGNFTLMVVYVSLAIGISFSTLVRAFLAAIVGYKTATMLFNQMHFSFIRAPMSFFDSTPSGRILNRASADQSTVDMNISNLVWGLTYNLVQLVGNIAVMSQAAWQVLVVLIPVAAACIWYQRYYSASARELARLTGICQAPVIQHFSETISGSTTIRSFEQESRFNEMNMQLIDKYSQPKLYSASAMEWLSFRLDLLSSTIFAFCLIFLVSFPSSIADPSIAGLAVTYGINLNAVQFKLIRFLCNLENKIISVERILQYTSIPSEAPLVIKDNQPDHSWPSLGEVQVQDLQVQYAPHLPLVLHGLTCTFTAGAKTGIVGRTGSGKTTLVQALFRLVEPVAGQILIDNINISLIGVHDLRSRLSIIPQDPTMFEGTVRSNLDPLEEYTDDQIWEALDMCQLGDEVRKKERKLDSTDFSKF; from the exons ATGACTAAACATGCTCTTGAAGAGTCCCTTTTGAATGGTGAAGCTAGTGTAACCAACAACAGTTCTGATTCCAAAAAAGCAGGTGGTAATGAAATTTTAACAAGTTATTTGAATGCTGGATTTTTTAGCATTCTTACTTTCTCATGGATGACTCCACTTATAACATTAGGGAGTAAAAAGACTTTAAATCATCAAGACCTTCCACTTCTTTCTACTAATGACACTGCCTATGAAACTTTTTCTAATTTTACAAAAAAGCTTGAGTTGGAGTGTGGTAATGTTAGAACTGTGACCACTATTAAACTCGCCAAGGTGCTGTTTTTATCAACATGGGAAGGGATTCTTATATCTGGCATATTTGCATTCTTTTACGTATGTGCTACTTATGTAGGACCTTACCTTATTGACAACCTTGTTCAATATCTCAATGATGAAAACAAGGTTAAAAATGAAGGCTATATTTTGGCTACAACGTTTGTTGCAGCAAAGCTTGTTGAGTGTATTTCGCAAAAGCACTCAATGTTTAGGTACCAACAGGTTGGTGTTAGGATTCAATCAATGTTGGTGTCAATGATCTATGCTAAAGGATTGACCCTTTCGTGTCAATCAAAAGAGTCACATAGCAGTGGTGAAATCATCAACTTAATGACTGTTGATGCTCAAAGGATAGCTGAGTTTTGTCGGTATATGCATGATCCATGGATGGCTATTCTACAAGTTTCTTTGGCTTTGTTTATTCTTCATAGAAATGTCGGGGTTGCTTCAGTGGCTGCTTTTGCTGCAACTGTTACTGTGATGTTGCTAAACCTTCCTATAACTTCACTGCAAGAGAGATTCCAAGCTAAGTTAATGGAGTTCAAGGATAAAAGAATGAAGGCGACGTCTGAGGTTCTAATGAACATGAGGATTCTTAAACTTCAAGCGTGGGAGATGAAGTTCTTATCAAAGATTATTCAGCTTAGGAAGTTAGAGGAGATATGGCTAAAGAAATTTCTTGTTGTTACCGCAATTGTTAGATTTCTCTTCTTTAGCGCCCCGACATTTGTTGCTGTCGTTACTTTCGGTGCTTGTGCTCTTTTAGGCATTCCACTTGAAACAGGAAAGATCTTATCTGCTCTTGCAAcattcagaattcttcaaatgCCTATCTATAATATTCCTGACACAATTTCAGTGATTGCACAAACCAAGGTTTCCCTCGATAGGGTTGTTGCTTTTCTTCGTCTAGATGATTTGCAGACTGATGTGGTGGAGAAGGTTCCGCGAGGTAGTTCTAATATGGCAATTGAAATAGTTAATGGAAATTTCTCTTGGGATTTATCTTCTGTCAATGCAACGTTGAAAAACATAAATCTTAGAGTTTTTCATAGTATGAGGGTTGCTGTTTGTGGTACTGTTGGATCAGGCAAGTCGAGTTTACTTTCTTGTATAATAGGTGAAATACCAAAGATATCTGGTAACTTGAAGGTGTGTGGAACAAAGGCCTATGTCGCTCAATCACCATGGATACAGAGTGGAAAGATAGAAGAGAACATACTATTTGGGAGAGAGATGGATAGGGAAAAGTATGAAAAGGTGCTTGAAGCATGTTCCTTGAAGAAAGACCTAGAGATTTTACCGTTTGGTGATCAGACCTTTATTGGAGAAAAAGGAATCAATTTGAGTGGGGGACAGAAGCAAAGAGTACAAATAGCGCGTGCTCTTTACCAAGATGCCGATATATATCTTCTAGACGATCCCTTTAGTGCTGTTGATGCTCATACAGGATCCCACCTCTTTAAG GAGTGTTTGCTTGGCCTTTTGAAAACCAAAACTGTGATATACATAACACATCAAGTAGAGTTCTTACCCGACGCTGATCTGATACTT GTCATGAAAGAAGGAAGGATAACTCAATCAGGAAAATACAATGACATTCTTACTTCAGGAACCGATTTTATGGAACTTGTAGGCGCACATAGAAACGCACTGTCTTCAGTTAAGTCTTTAGAGAGAAGGCCTACATTTAAAACATTGAGTATTGCTGGAGAAGACACAGGTACATTAAGCGATTATGAACTTGAGCAAGAAGTGGAAAATATAGATGATCGAAACGGCAAGCTAGATGAAACAAATATACCAAAAGGCCAACTTGTTCAAGATGAAGAACGTGAAAAGGGTAGTGTTGGGTTGAAAGTGTTCTGGAAATACATAACAACAGCTTATGGAGGAGCTCTTGtacctttcctatttctttcacACATAGTCACTGTGGTTTTACAAATTGCAAGCAATTATTGGATGGCTTTGGCAACTCCTGTTTCAGCAACTGCAGAGCCTGGTATTGGAAACTTTACTCTGATGGTTGTATATGTTTCTTTGGCCATTGGAATTTCCTTTTCCACCCTTGTCAGAGCATTTCTTGCTGCGATAGTTGGATACAAGACCGCCACCATGCTCTTCAATCAAATGCATTTTAGCTTCATTCGAGCGCCAATGTCATTTTTTGACTCCACCCCAAGTGGAAGAATTCTTAATAGA GCTTCAGCAGACCAAAGTACAGTAGATATGAACATTTCAAATCTAGTATGGGGATTAACCTACAATCTGGTTCAGCTTGTGGGAAATATTGCCGTGATGTCTCAAGCTGCATGGCAGGTGTTGGTAGTATTGATTCCTGTCGCGGCAGCTTGCATATGGTACCAG CGATACTACTCAGCATCAGCTCGGGAATTGGCACGATTAACTGGTATATGCCAAGCGCCAGTTATACAGCATTTTTCTGAAACGATATCCGGATCAACAACCATAAGAAGTTTTGAGCAAGAATCAAGATTTAATGAAATGAATATGCAATTGATAGACAAATATTCCCAACCTAAATTATACAGTGCTAGTGCAATGGAATGGTTGAGTTTCAGATTGGATCTTTTATCCTCTACCATATTTGCTTTCTGCTTGATTTTCTTGGTGTCCTTTCCAAGTTCAATAGCTGATCCTA GCATTGCGGGATTGGCTGTGACATATGGGATTAATCTAAATGCTgtacaattcaaattaattagGTTTCTTTGCAATTTGGAGAACAAAATTATATCGGTAGAACGAATACTTCAGTACACCTCCATCCCAAGTGAAGCACCTCTTGTAATAAAAGACAATCAACCAGATCATTCTTGGCCATCattgggagaggttcaagtccaggATTTACAG GTTCAATATGCCCCTCACTTGCCTCTTGTTTTACATGGACTTACATGCACTTTTACTGCTGGAGCAAAAACTGGCATTGTGGGAAGAACAGGAAGTGGAAAAACAACCTTAGTGCAAGCACTTTTTAGACTTGTTGAGCCTGTTGCAGGACAAATATTGATAGATAACATCAACATCTCATTGATTGGAGTCCATGATTTACGGTCCAGACTAAGCATAATTCCTCAGGATCCAACAATGTTTGAAGGGACTGTAAGAAGTAACCTCGACCCGCTGGAAGAGTACACAGATGACCAAATTTGGGAG GCTCTAGATATGTGCCAACTTGGAGATgaagtgagaaagaaagaaagaaagcttgACTCCACAG ATTTTAGTAAGTTTTAG
- the LOC131662301 gene encoding ABC transporter C family member 3-like isoform X4 — protein MTKHALEESLLNGEASVTNNSSDSKKAGGNEILTSYLNAGFFSILTFSWMTPLITLGSKKTLNHQDLPLLSTNDTAYETFSNFTKKLELECGNVRTVTTIKLAKVLFLSTWEGILISGIFAFFYVCATYVGPYLIDNLVQYLNDENKVKNEGYILATTFVAAKLVECISQKHSMFRYQQVGVRIQSMLVSMIYAKGLTLSCQSKESHSSGEIINLMTVDAQRIAEFCRYMHDPWMAILQVSLALFILHRNVGVASVAAFAATVTVMLLNLPITSLQERFQAKLMEFKDKRMKATSEVLMNMRILKLQAWEMKFLSKIIQLRKLEEIWLKKFLVVTAIVRFLFFSAPTFVAVVTFGACALLGIPLETGKILSALATFRILQMPIYNIPDTISVIAQTKVSLDRVVAFLRLDDLQTDVVEKVPRGSSNMAIEIVNGNFSWDLSSVNATLKNINLRVFHSMRVAVCGTVGSGKSSLLSCIIGEIPKISGNLKVCGTKAYVAQSPWIQSGKIEENILFGREMDREKYEKVLEACSLKKDLEILPFGDQTFIGEKGINLSGGQKQRVQIARALYQDADIYLLDDPFSAVDAHTGSHLFKECLLGLLKTKTVIYITHQVEFLPDADLILVMKEGRITQSGKYNDILTSGTDFMELVGAHRNALSSVKSLERRPTFKTLSIAGEDTGTLSDYELEQEVENIDDRNGKLDETNIPKGQLVQDEEREKGSVGLKVFWKYITTAYGGALVPFLFLSHIVTVVLQIASNYWMALATPVSATAEPGIGNFTLMVVYVSLAIGISFSTLVRAFLAAIVGYKTATMLFNQMHFSFIRAPMSFFDSTPSGRILNRASADQSTVDMNISNLVWGLTYNLVQLVGNIAVMSQAAWQVLVVLIPVAAACIWYQRYYSASARELARLTGICQAPVIQHFSETISGSTTIRSFEQESRFNEMNMQLIDKYSQPKLYSASAMEWLSFRLDLLSSTIFAFCLIFLVSFPSSIADPSIAGLAVTYGINLNAVQFKLIRFLCNLENKIISVERILQYTSIPSEAPLVIKDNQPDHSWPSLGEVQVQDLQVQYAPHLPLVLHGLTCTFTAGAKTGIVGRTGSGKTTLVQALFRLVEPVAGQILIDNINISLIGVHDLRSRLSIIPQDPTMFEGTVRSNLDPLEEYTDDQIWEALDMCQLGDEVRKKERKLDSTD, from the exons ATGACTAAACATGCTCTTGAAGAGTCCCTTTTGAATGGTGAAGCTAGTGTAACCAACAACAGTTCTGATTCCAAAAAAGCAGGTGGTAATGAAATTTTAACAAGTTATTTGAATGCTGGATTTTTTAGCATTCTTACTTTCTCATGGATGACTCCACTTATAACATTAGGGAGTAAAAAGACTTTAAATCATCAAGACCTTCCACTTCTTTCTACTAATGACACTGCCTATGAAACTTTTTCTAATTTTACAAAAAAGCTTGAGTTGGAGTGTGGTAATGTTAGAACTGTGACCACTATTAAACTCGCCAAGGTGCTGTTTTTATCAACATGGGAAGGGATTCTTATATCTGGCATATTTGCATTCTTTTACGTATGTGCTACTTATGTAGGACCTTACCTTATTGACAACCTTGTTCAATATCTCAATGATGAAAACAAGGTTAAAAATGAAGGCTATATTTTGGCTACAACGTTTGTTGCAGCAAAGCTTGTTGAGTGTATTTCGCAAAAGCACTCAATGTTTAGGTACCAACAGGTTGGTGTTAGGATTCAATCAATGTTGGTGTCAATGATCTATGCTAAAGGATTGACCCTTTCGTGTCAATCAAAAGAGTCACATAGCAGTGGTGAAATCATCAACTTAATGACTGTTGATGCTCAAAGGATAGCTGAGTTTTGTCGGTATATGCATGATCCATGGATGGCTATTCTACAAGTTTCTTTGGCTTTGTTTATTCTTCATAGAAATGTCGGGGTTGCTTCAGTGGCTGCTTTTGCTGCAACTGTTACTGTGATGTTGCTAAACCTTCCTATAACTTCACTGCAAGAGAGATTCCAAGCTAAGTTAATGGAGTTCAAGGATAAAAGAATGAAGGCGACGTCTGAGGTTCTAATGAACATGAGGATTCTTAAACTTCAAGCGTGGGAGATGAAGTTCTTATCAAAGATTATTCAGCTTAGGAAGTTAGAGGAGATATGGCTAAAGAAATTTCTTGTTGTTACCGCAATTGTTAGATTTCTCTTCTTTAGCGCCCCGACATTTGTTGCTGTCGTTACTTTCGGTGCTTGTGCTCTTTTAGGCATTCCACTTGAAACAGGAAAGATCTTATCTGCTCTTGCAAcattcagaattcttcaaatgCCTATCTATAATATTCCTGACACAATTTCAGTGATTGCACAAACCAAGGTTTCCCTCGATAGGGTTGTTGCTTTTCTTCGTCTAGATGATTTGCAGACTGATGTGGTGGAGAAGGTTCCGCGAGGTAGTTCTAATATGGCAATTGAAATAGTTAATGGAAATTTCTCTTGGGATTTATCTTCTGTCAATGCAACGTTGAAAAACATAAATCTTAGAGTTTTTCATAGTATGAGGGTTGCTGTTTGTGGTACTGTTGGATCAGGCAAGTCGAGTTTACTTTCTTGTATAATAGGTGAAATACCAAAGATATCTGGTAACTTGAAGGTGTGTGGAACAAAGGCCTATGTCGCTCAATCACCATGGATACAGAGTGGAAAGATAGAAGAGAACATACTATTTGGGAGAGAGATGGATAGGGAAAAGTATGAAAAGGTGCTTGAAGCATGTTCCTTGAAGAAAGACCTAGAGATTTTACCGTTTGGTGATCAGACCTTTATTGGAGAAAAAGGAATCAATTTGAGTGGGGGACAGAAGCAAAGAGTACAAATAGCGCGTGCTCTTTACCAAGATGCCGATATATATCTTCTAGACGATCCCTTTAGTGCTGTTGATGCTCATACAGGATCCCACCTCTTTAAG GAGTGTTTGCTTGGCCTTTTGAAAACCAAAACTGTGATATACATAACACATCAAGTAGAGTTCTTACCCGACGCTGATCTGATACTT GTCATGAAAGAAGGAAGGATAACTCAATCAGGAAAATACAATGACATTCTTACTTCAGGAACCGATTTTATGGAACTTGTAGGCGCACATAGAAACGCACTGTCTTCAGTTAAGTCTTTAGAGAGAAGGCCTACATTTAAAACATTGAGTATTGCTGGAGAAGACACAGGTACATTAAGCGATTATGAACTTGAGCAAGAAGTGGAAAATATAGATGATCGAAACGGCAAGCTAGATGAAACAAATATACCAAAAGGCCAACTTGTTCAAGATGAAGAACGTGAAAAGGGTAGTGTTGGGTTGAAAGTGTTCTGGAAATACATAACAACAGCTTATGGAGGAGCTCTTGtacctttcctatttctttcacACATAGTCACTGTGGTTTTACAAATTGCAAGCAATTATTGGATGGCTTTGGCAACTCCTGTTTCAGCAACTGCAGAGCCTGGTATTGGAAACTTTACTCTGATGGTTGTATATGTTTCTTTGGCCATTGGAATTTCCTTTTCCACCCTTGTCAGAGCATTTCTTGCTGCGATAGTTGGATACAAGACCGCCACCATGCTCTTCAATCAAATGCATTTTAGCTTCATTCGAGCGCCAATGTCATTTTTTGACTCCACCCCAAGTGGAAGAATTCTTAATAGA GCTTCAGCAGACCAAAGTACAGTAGATATGAACATTTCAAATCTAGTATGGGGATTAACCTACAATCTGGTTCAGCTTGTGGGAAATATTGCCGTGATGTCTCAAGCTGCATGGCAGGTGTTGGTAGTATTGATTCCTGTCGCGGCAGCTTGCATATGGTACCAG CGATACTACTCAGCATCAGCTCGGGAATTGGCACGATTAACTGGTATATGCCAAGCGCCAGTTATACAGCATTTTTCTGAAACGATATCCGGATCAACAACCATAAGAAGTTTTGAGCAAGAATCAAGATTTAATGAAATGAATATGCAATTGATAGACAAATATTCCCAACCTAAATTATACAGTGCTAGTGCAATGGAATGGTTGAGTTTCAGATTGGATCTTTTATCCTCTACCATATTTGCTTTCTGCTTGATTTTCTTGGTGTCCTTTCCAAGTTCAATAGCTGATCCTA GCATTGCGGGATTGGCTGTGACATATGGGATTAATCTAAATGCTgtacaattcaaattaattagGTTTCTTTGCAATTTGGAGAACAAAATTATATCGGTAGAACGAATACTTCAGTACACCTCCATCCCAAGTGAAGCACCTCTTGTAATAAAAGACAATCAACCAGATCATTCTTGGCCATCattgggagaggttcaagtccaggATTTACAG GTTCAATATGCCCCTCACTTGCCTCTTGTTTTACATGGACTTACATGCACTTTTACTGCTGGAGCAAAAACTGGCATTGTGGGAAGAACAGGAAGTGGAAAAACAACCTTAGTGCAAGCACTTTTTAGACTTGTTGAGCCTGTTGCAGGACAAATATTGATAGATAACATCAACATCTCATTGATTGGAGTCCATGATTTACGGTCCAGACTAAGCATAATTCCTCAGGATCCAACAATGTTTGAAGGGACTGTAAGAAGTAACCTCGACCCGCTGGAAGAGTACACAGATGACCAAATTTGGGAG GCTCTAGATATGTGCCAACTTGGAGATgaagtgagaaagaaagaaagaaagcttgACTCCACAG attga
- the LOC131662301 gene encoding ABC transporter C family member 3-like isoform X1 yields MTKHALEESLLNGEASVTNNSSDSKKAGGNEILTSYLNAGFFSILTFSWMTPLITLGSKKTLNHQDLPLLSTNDTAYETFSNFTKKLELECGNVRTVTTIKLAKVLFLSTWEGILISGIFAFFYVCATYVGPYLIDNLVQYLNDENKVKNEGYILATTFVAAKLVECISQKHSMFRYQQVGVRIQSMLVSMIYAKGLTLSCQSKESHSSGEIINLMTVDAQRIAEFCRYMHDPWMAILQVSLALFILHRNVGVASVAAFAATVTVMLLNLPITSLQERFQAKLMEFKDKRMKATSEVLMNMRILKLQAWEMKFLSKIIQLRKLEEIWLKKFLVVTAIVRFLFFSAPTFVAVVTFGACALLGIPLETGKILSALATFRILQMPIYNIPDTISVIAQTKVSLDRVVAFLRLDDLQTDVVEKVPRGSSNMAIEIVNGNFSWDLSSVNATLKNINLRVFHSMRVAVCGTVGSGKSSLLSCIIGEIPKISGNLKVCGTKAYVAQSPWIQSGKIEENILFGREMDREKYEKVLEACSLKKDLEILPFGDQTFIGEKGINLSGGQKQRVQIARALYQDADIYLLDDPFSAVDAHTGSHLFKECLLGLLKTKTVIYITHQVEFLPDADLILVMKEGRITQSGKYNDILTSGTDFMELVGAHRNALSSVKSLERRPTFKTLSIAGEDTGTLSDYELEQEVENIDDRNGKLDETNIPKGQLVQDEEREKGSVGLKVFWKYITTAYGGALVPFLFLSHIVTVVLQIASNYWMALATPVSATAEPGIGNFTLMVVYVSLAIGISFSTLVRAFLAAIVGYKTATMLFNQMHFSFIRAPMSFFDSTPSGRILNRASADQSTVDMNISNLVWGLTYNLVQLVGNIAVMSQAAWQVLVVLIPVAAACIWYQRYYSASARELARLTGICQAPVIQHFSETISGSTTIRSFEQESRFNEMNMQLIDKYSQPKLYSASAMEWLSFRLDLLSSTIFAFCLIFLVSFPSSIADPSIAGLAVTYGINLNAVQFKLIRFLCNLENKIISVERILQYTSIPSEAPLVIKDNQPDHSWPSLGEVQVQDLQVQYAPHLPLVLHGLTCTFTAGAKTGIVGRTGSGKTTLVQALFRLVEPVAGQILIDNINISLIGVHDLRSRLSIIPQDPTMFEGTVRSNLDPLEEYTDDQIWEALDMCQLGDEVRKKERKLDSTVTKNGENWSMGQRQLVCLGRVLLKKSKILVLDEATASVDMAMDNIIQQTVKQHFSDCTVITIAHRITSILDSDMVLFLGEGLIEEYDSPKKLLKDKSSSLAQLVAEYTRRSNTGFGR; encoded by the exons ATGACTAAACATGCTCTTGAAGAGTCCCTTTTGAATGGTGAAGCTAGTGTAACCAACAACAGTTCTGATTCCAAAAAAGCAGGTGGTAATGAAATTTTAACAAGTTATTTGAATGCTGGATTTTTTAGCATTCTTACTTTCTCATGGATGACTCCACTTATAACATTAGGGAGTAAAAAGACTTTAAATCATCAAGACCTTCCACTTCTTTCTACTAATGACACTGCCTATGAAACTTTTTCTAATTTTACAAAAAAGCTTGAGTTGGAGTGTGGTAATGTTAGAACTGTGACCACTATTAAACTCGCCAAGGTGCTGTTTTTATCAACATGGGAAGGGATTCTTATATCTGGCATATTTGCATTCTTTTACGTATGTGCTACTTATGTAGGACCTTACCTTATTGACAACCTTGTTCAATATCTCAATGATGAAAACAAGGTTAAAAATGAAGGCTATATTTTGGCTACAACGTTTGTTGCAGCAAAGCTTGTTGAGTGTATTTCGCAAAAGCACTCAATGTTTAGGTACCAACAGGTTGGTGTTAGGATTCAATCAATGTTGGTGTCAATGATCTATGCTAAAGGATTGACCCTTTCGTGTCAATCAAAAGAGTCACATAGCAGTGGTGAAATCATCAACTTAATGACTGTTGATGCTCAAAGGATAGCTGAGTTTTGTCGGTATATGCATGATCCATGGATGGCTATTCTACAAGTTTCTTTGGCTTTGTTTATTCTTCATAGAAATGTCGGGGTTGCTTCAGTGGCTGCTTTTGCTGCAACTGTTACTGTGATGTTGCTAAACCTTCCTATAACTTCACTGCAAGAGAGATTCCAAGCTAAGTTAATGGAGTTCAAGGATAAAAGAATGAAGGCGACGTCTGAGGTTCTAATGAACATGAGGATTCTTAAACTTCAAGCGTGGGAGATGAAGTTCTTATCAAAGATTATTCAGCTTAGGAAGTTAGAGGAGATATGGCTAAAGAAATTTCTTGTTGTTACCGCAATTGTTAGATTTCTCTTCTTTAGCGCCCCGACATTTGTTGCTGTCGTTACTTTCGGTGCTTGTGCTCTTTTAGGCATTCCACTTGAAACAGGAAAGATCTTATCTGCTCTTGCAAcattcagaattcttcaaatgCCTATCTATAATATTCCTGACACAATTTCAGTGATTGCACAAACCAAGGTTTCCCTCGATAGGGTTGTTGCTTTTCTTCGTCTAGATGATTTGCAGACTGATGTGGTGGAGAAGGTTCCGCGAGGTAGTTCTAATATGGCAATTGAAATAGTTAATGGAAATTTCTCTTGGGATTTATCTTCTGTCAATGCAACGTTGAAAAACATAAATCTTAGAGTTTTTCATAGTATGAGGGTTGCTGTTTGTGGTACTGTTGGATCAGGCAAGTCGAGTTTACTTTCTTGTATAATAGGTGAAATACCAAAGATATCTGGTAACTTGAAGGTGTGTGGAACAAAGGCCTATGTCGCTCAATCACCATGGATACAGAGTGGAAAGATAGAAGAGAACATACTATTTGGGAGAGAGATGGATAGGGAAAAGTATGAAAAGGTGCTTGAAGCATGTTCCTTGAAGAAAGACCTAGAGATTTTACCGTTTGGTGATCAGACCTTTATTGGAGAAAAAGGAATCAATTTGAGTGGGGGACAGAAGCAAAGAGTACAAATAGCGCGTGCTCTTTACCAAGATGCCGATATATATCTTCTAGACGATCCCTTTAGTGCTGTTGATGCTCATACAGGATCCCACCTCTTTAAG GAGTGTTTGCTTGGCCTTTTGAAAACCAAAACTGTGATATACATAACACATCAAGTAGAGTTCTTACCCGACGCTGATCTGATACTT GTCATGAAAGAAGGAAGGATAACTCAATCAGGAAAATACAATGACATTCTTACTTCAGGAACCGATTTTATGGAACTTGTAGGCGCACATAGAAACGCACTGTCTTCAGTTAAGTCTTTAGAGAGAAGGCCTACATTTAAAACATTGAGTATTGCTGGAGAAGACACAGGTACATTAAGCGATTATGAACTTGAGCAAGAAGTGGAAAATATAGATGATCGAAACGGCAAGCTAGATGAAACAAATATACCAAAAGGCCAACTTGTTCAAGATGAAGAACGTGAAAAGGGTAGTGTTGGGTTGAAAGTGTTCTGGAAATACATAACAACAGCTTATGGAGGAGCTCTTGtacctttcctatttctttcacACATAGTCACTGTGGTTTTACAAATTGCAAGCAATTATTGGATGGCTTTGGCAACTCCTGTTTCAGCAACTGCAGAGCCTGGTATTGGAAACTTTACTCTGATGGTTGTATATGTTTCTTTGGCCATTGGAATTTCCTTTTCCACCCTTGTCAGAGCATTTCTTGCTGCGATAGTTGGATACAAGACCGCCACCATGCTCTTCAATCAAATGCATTTTAGCTTCATTCGAGCGCCAATGTCATTTTTTGACTCCACCCCAAGTGGAAGAATTCTTAATAGA GCTTCAGCAGACCAAAGTACAGTAGATATGAACATTTCAAATCTAGTATGGGGATTAACCTACAATCTGGTTCAGCTTGTGGGAAATATTGCCGTGATGTCTCAAGCTGCATGGCAGGTGTTGGTAGTATTGATTCCTGTCGCGGCAGCTTGCATATGGTACCAG CGATACTACTCAGCATCAGCTCGGGAATTGGCACGATTAACTGGTATATGCCAAGCGCCAGTTATACAGCATTTTTCTGAAACGATATCCGGATCAACAACCATAAGAAGTTTTGAGCAAGAATCAAGATTTAATGAAATGAATATGCAATTGATAGACAAATATTCCCAACCTAAATTATACAGTGCTAGTGCAATGGAATGGTTGAGTTTCAGATTGGATCTTTTATCCTCTACCATATTTGCTTTCTGCTTGATTTTCTTGGTGTCCTTTCCAAGTTCAATAGCTGATCCTA GCATTGCGGGATTGGCTGTGACATATGGGATTAATCTAAATGCTgtacaattcaaattaattagGTTTCTTTGCAATTTGGAGAACAAAATTATATCGGTAGAACGAATACTTCAGTACACCTCCATCCCAAGTGAAGCACCTCTTGTAATAAAAGACAATCAACCAGATCATTCTTGGCCATCattgggagaggttcaagtccaggATTTACAG GTTCAATATGCCCCTCACTTGCCTCTTGTTTTACATGGACTTACATGCACTTTTACTGCTGGAGCAAAAACTGGCATTGTGGGAAGAACAGGAAGTGGAAAAACAACCTTAGTGCAAGCACTTTTTAGACTTGTTGAGCCTGTTGCAGGACAAATATTGATAGATAACATCAACATCTCATTGATTGGAGTCCATGATTTACGGTCCAGACTAAGCATAATTCCTCAGGATCCAACAATGTTTGAAGGGACTGTAAGAAGTAACCTCGACCCGCTGGAAGAGTACACAGATGACCAAATTTGGGAG GCTCTAGATATGTGCCAACTTGGAGATgaagtgagaaagaaagaaagaaagcttgACTCCACAG TTACTAAGAATGGAGAAAACTGGAGCATGGGTCAAAGGCAGTTAGTCTGCCTCGGCCGTGTTCTCCTTAAGAAAAGCAAGATCTTGGTGCTCGATGAAGCTACTGCATCAGTTGATATGGCTATGGATAATATAATTCAACAGACAGTTAAGCAACATTTCTCTGATTGCACGGTCATTACCATTGCTCATAGAATAACTTCAATCCTCGATAGCGACATGGTTTTGTTTCTCGGTGAAG GGCTTATTGAGGAATATGATTCACCAAAGAAGTTGCTTAAGGACAAATCTTCATCTCTTGCTCAACTAGTTGCAGAATACACAAGGAGGTCAAACACTGGTTTTGGAAGATGA